One Vibrio campbellii CAIM 519 = NBRC 15631 = ATCC 25920 genomic window carries:
- the thiK gene encoding thiamine kinase, with protein MAWFSWQQAKQLDPSLNTLDGFFTSPPVKVQTVTGGLTNRCWRLESSEGLAYVWRPTSNVCNAFAISRHNEYQVLNAIASLNLGPKPVFVHEQGLLVEWVLGETLTKSGIDIEELLPIAATIHEYSATSIPLVPFSYLSRIDHYWLELGGKYVGTEFEMLYRKWRSEPSVDQIPAALCHFDLGCYNLVRGQDGVKVIDWEYAGLADPRLDLTLILQLADVPIEDGVVRYCQVRQIEDVDLWLEGVQAWMPRTRMMAMLWYLVAYKLWDDEQYLDSAREFKDLLCMEDHCFDNS; from the coding sequence ATGGCGTGGTTTTCTTGGCAACAAGCGAAACAATTAGACCCGAGTTTAAATACTCTTGATGGCTTCTTTACTTCGCCACCAGTGAAGGTTCAAACCGTCACTGGTGGATTGACCAATCGCTGTTGGCGGTTGGAATCATCTGAGGGCCTTGCTTACGTCTGGCGACCGACCAGTAATGTATGCAATGCCTTTGCTATATCTCGCCACAATGAATATCAAGTTCTCAACGCGATTGCTTCGCTCAATTTAGGCCCGAAGCCCGTGTTTGTTCACGAGCAAGGTTTATTGGTGGAGTGGGTGCTGGGTGAAACTCTCACCAAATCGGGAATTGATATTGAAGAGTTACTGCCAATAGCGGCTACGATCCACGAGTATTCAGCAACGTCGATTCCATTAGTGCCATTCTCTTATCTCTCACGTATCGATCATTATTGGTTAGAGCTGGGGGGCAAGTACGTAGGCACTGAGTTTGAGATGTTGTATCGCAAGTGGCGTTCTGAACCAAGCGTAGACCAAATCCCAGCAGCACTGTGTCATTTTGACCTTGGTTGTTACAACTTAGTGCGCGGCCAAGACGGTGTGAAAGTCATTGATTGGGAATACGCAGGCTTAGCGGACCCAAGACTTGATCTCACCCTTATTTTGCAACTGGCTGACGTACCAATTGAAGATGGCGTCGTCAGGTATTGCCAAGTTCGTCAAATTGAAGACGTGGATTTGTGGCTAGAAGGCGTTCAAGCTTGGATGCCAAGAACTCGAATGATGGCAATGCTATGGTATTTAGTCGCCTACAAATTGTGGGATGATGAACAATACTTAGACAGTGCTCGCGAGTTTAAAGACTTATTATGTATGGAAGATCACTGTTTTGATAACTCATGA